The following are from one region of the Candidatus Zixiibacteriota bacterium genome:
- a CDS encoding M42 family metallopeptidase — protein sequence MDKTELLLQELTDACGAPGHEAAIAAIMKKHLEAVSDGISYDKLGSIIAEKKGATSEPRVMIAGHMDEVGFIVGSITKSGFVRFLPLGGWWGHVALAQRVTILTAKGPVVGVIGSTPPHILDPEARKKVIEIEDMFIDVGAMDNYDVQKRLGITVGDVIVPYSPFTIMNHKKMYLAKAFDDRVGCAIVIETMEKLAKVKHPNTIYGIGTVMEEVGLRGAITSAWACDPDVAIALDVGPAKDTPGIKGDNEEKLGGGAAIFVYDAGLIPNVKLKELVIDTAKKNKIPYCLSTLQRGATDAGRIHMVRQGVPSICIAVNTRYIHGHTSIIYRHDYLNTVKLVTEVIKRLDKKTVKSLTQP from the coding sequence ATGGACAAGACAGAACTTCTGCTGCAGGAACTGACTGATGCCTGTGGCGCACCGGGGCATGAGGCTGCGATCGCTGCAATAATGAAGAAGCACCTCGAGGCGGTGTCGGACGGAATCTCGTACGACAAGCTGGGTAGCATAATCGCAGAGAAGAAAGGGGCAACATCGGAACCACGAGTCATGATCGCCGGACACATGGATGAAGTCGGGTTTATCGTAGGTTCTATCACGAAATCAGGCTTTGTGAGGTTCCTGCCTCTCGGTGGCTGGTGGGGACATGTTGCTCTCGCTCAGAGGGTCACGATTCTGACCGCGAAGGGCCCTGTTGTCGGAGTGATCGGCTCAACGCCGCCACACATACTCGATCCTGAGGCGCGCAAGAAGGTGATCGAAATTGAGGATATGTTTATTGATGTGGGCGCCATGGATAATTACGATGTGCAGAAGAGGCTTGGTATCACTGTTGGCGATGTCATAGTACCGTACAGTCCGTTCACCATAATGAATCACAAGAAAATGTACCTTGCCAAGGCCTTTGATGACAGAGTCGGTTGTGCCATTGTAATTGAGACAATGGAGAAGCTCGCTAAAGTGAAGCATCCGAACACTATCTACGGAATAGGCACGGTCATGGAGGAAGTCGGTCTTCGCGGTGCGATCACGTCTGCGTGGGCATGTGACCCCGATGTCGCAATCGCTCTCGATGTCGGACCTGCGAAGGACACGCCGGGGATCAAGGGTGATAACGAGGAAAAGCTGGGAGGAGGAGCCGCAATTTTCGTTTATGATGCAGGGCTGATCCCGAATGTCAAGCTCAAAGAGCTGGTTATCGATACAGCGAAGAAAAACAAAATTCCGTACTGTCTGTCGACATTGCAGCGTGGAGCGACGGATGCCGGCCGGATTCACATGGTGAGGCAGGGCGTCCCATCGATCTGTATCGCTGTAAATACCCGATATATTCATGGTCACACGAGCATCATATATCGTCATGACTATCTCAACACGGTGAAGCTTGTTACTGAGGTGATCAAACGCCTTGATAAGAAGACGGTAAAGAGTCTGACGCAGCCGTAG
- the cysS gene encoding cysteine--tRNA ligase: MGLQFFNTLTRQKEVFEPIVDGQVKMYTCGPTVYDFAHIGNFRAYMFEDLLKRYLRYKGYKVTQIMNLTDIDDKTIRGSQKENISLDEYTARYKKAFFEDLDSLKIDRADKYPEATRHIDEMVAMIKVLLDKGYAYETDGSIYFKISQFKNYGQLSHMDMAQLKVGARVADDEYEKEQISDFALWKGWDEADGPVFWETEIGKGRPGWHLECSAMSVKYLGNHFDIHCGGVDNIFPHHENEIAQTQAATGEKFVNYWLHNGYLLVEGRKMSKSFDNFYTLRQILDKGYTACAVRYLLMATHYRQQLNFTFDGLESAKGGIERLWDFMKLVKSISGGESNPAVDDCISRAAAKFEEALDDDLNISPALAAVFDFVRDINRLIHEKAISAADGAKALEVMQRFDTVLGVIQKDEDDIDSEMEDLISKRNDARKNRDFAEADRIRDDLLARGIVLEDTAGGTKWKRKL; this comes from the coding sequence ATGGGACTGCAATTCTTTAATACGCTTACACGTCAGAAAGAGGTTTTTGAGCCTATTGTGGATGGACAGGTTAAAATGTACACGTGCGGCCCGACTGTCTACGACTTCGCTCATATAGGCAATTTTCGTGCATATATGTTTGAGGACCTTCTGAAGCGGTATCTCAGATACAAGGGCTACAAAGTGACCCAGATCATGAACCTTACCGACATCGATGACAAGACAATCAGGGGATCGCAGAAGGAAAACATATCGCTGGATGAGTACACAGCACGCTACAAGAAGGCGTTTTTCGAGGATCTGGATTCACTGAAGATTGATCGCGCTGATAAGTATCCCGAAGCGACCCGTCATATCGACGAGATGGTCGCAATGATCAAGGTGCTTCTGGACAAGGGATACGCCTACGAGACTGATGGCTCCATTTATTTCAAGATATCGCAGTTCAAGAACTACGGGCAATTGTCGCATATGGACATGGCCCAGCTCAAGGTCGGAGCACGAGTCGCCGACGACGAGTATGAGAAGGAGCAGATATCCGATTTTGCGCTCTGGAAGGGCTGGGACGAAGCGGACGGACCGGTGTTCTGGGAAACTGAAATAGGCAAGGGACGTCCCGGATGGCACTTGGAATGCTCTGCCATGTCTGTCAAGTACCTCGGGAATCACTTCGATATTCATTGCGGCGGTGTCGACAATATCTTTCCGCATCACGAGAATGAGATAGCGCAGACACAGGCGGCAACCGGGGAGAAGTTCGTCAACTACTGGCTGCACAACGGGTATCTGCTCGTTGAAGGTCGGAAAATGTCGAAGTCATTCGACAACTTCTACACGCTCAGACAGATTCTAGATAAGGGTTACACGGCATGCGCCGTCAGATACCTGCTGATGGCGACGCACTATCGTCAGCAGCTGAACTTCACTTTTGACGGACTCGAATCCGCTAAGGGCGGTATCGAGAGACTCTGGGATTTCATGAAGCTGGTGAAGTCGATCAGTGGTGGGGAGTCGAATCCAGCTGTGGATGATTGTATCAGCAGAGCAGCTGCGAAATTCGAAGAGGCGCTTGATGATGACTTGAATATATCCCCTGCACTGGCGGCAGTGTTTGATTTCGTCAGGGATATCAACCGCCTGATACATGAGAAGGCAATATCGGCTGCCGACGGAGCGAAAGCTCTTGAAGTCATGCAACGGTTTGACACGGTGCTCGGAGTCATTCAGAAGGATGAGGATGACATCGACAGCGAGATGGAAGATCTGATCAGCAAGAGAAATGATGCTCGCAAGAACAGAGATTTCGCTGAGGCAGATAGGATTCGTGACGACCTTCTCGCAAGGGGTATTGTCCTGGAAGATACCGCCGGTGGAACGAAGTGGAAGAGGAAGCTCTAA